The sequence below is a genomic window from Tenacibaculum tangerinum.
AATTTCGGTTTCAGACATATTCGGTTTCATCGCTTTCATTACTTCTATTTGTCCGACTGCTGAAATGCGAATGGCTTTGGTAAGCAGTTTTAATTCTTCTGGAGTTTTTACTTCGCGCATTTCGGCGAGAATAGTGGGTAAAAACTTTAAATCGATGTTTGTTTCTCTTTTATTGAGATTTAACTTAATTTTTTGTTTCAATTCTTTTCTCAGTGCATCGGTATCTGCAGAGATATATGCTTTGATAAAGGTATCTTCTTTAAGTTCTGGATACTTATCTATATTTTTAGAGAGCCCCTTCGCTATCTCTTCTAATTTTGCATCTGGTACATTGGCGATGGCTTTATGAATGTACTCAACATTCGGATGTTCAATCTTTATTTTATGATATTCAGACTGGTCTTTAAACGCTGTTACCAAATCATAAACTTCTCCGTTATCTCCTAAAGAATTCCTGTAGTCATCACTAAATTTAAATATGTAAACGTTCTCAAAACTTTTAAAATCAATGGCATCGGTAGCAAACTCTTCTGAGGTTTTAGCCATCGTAAATCCTAATGCGCTTTTCGCTCCCTCTACTCCTAGTCGCTTTCCGTTCCACATTTCAAATCGTGCGTCTCTTTTAGGTACGTAGAGTATTTCATTGTAAGTATTCCCGTTTGCATCTGTTTGGTTTTCAGAAAAAACAACCAACACTGCATTAGGTTCTCTAAATCCTGTTAAATAATAAAAATTAGGGTCTTGATGAAACACGTAATCTACATCGTTCGCTCTATTTCGAATAGGATTTGAAAAAATAACCGCCATTGAATTTTTAGTCATTTTTCCTCTTAAAATAGCTCTTCTTTCCTTGTGAAAATCAGCCGATAAATAATCAGTAGGCGTTTGTGCTACAGTTATCGAAATAGTTAGTATGAAAAAGTAGAAAAATATTTTTTTAAACATAGGTAGTTATTTTTGTTACTTTCAAATGTAATATTCTCTTCTAGAACTACGAAAATATTAACAAACATTTAGGTTATATCTGCACATAATATTACACAGATTCGCTCATTTTGTTTCCTAATTTTTCAATACTTTAGCAACACTTTTAAAACAAACAATACAATAAGTATGAAAAATACAGCTTTATCGCATATACACGAGGCTTTGGGGGCAAAAATGGTTCCTTTTGCAGGCTATAATATGCCTGTACAATATGAGGGGGTAAACACCGAACACGAAACCGTAAGAAATGGTGTGGGCGTTTTTGATGTAAGTCACATGGGAGAATTCTTTTTAAAAGGGGAAAATGCCTTGGCTTTGATTCAGAAAATTTCCTCTAACGATGCCTCTAAATTGGTTCCTGGAAAAGCGCAATATAGCTGTATGCCCAATGCAGATGGCGGAATTGTAGATGATTTAATTATTTACATGATTGCTGAAAATGAGTATATGTTAGTGGTAAATGCTTCTAATATTGAAAAAGATTGGAATTGGATTTCTCAGCACAACGATTTAGGTGTTACCATGGAAAATCGTTCTGAAAACTGGTCGCTATTAGCCATTCAAGGTCCGAAAGCTGCCGAAGCCATGCAATCGTTAACTTCGGTAGATTTATCGAATATTAAATTTTATACGTTTGAGATTACTGATTTTGCTGGAATTCCGAATGTAGTAGTTTCTGCTACTGGATATACTGGTTCTGGCGGATTTGAGGTGTATGTAAAGAATGAAGATGTTGAGCAACTTTGGAACAAGGTTTTTGAAGCGGGTGCCCCTTGGGGAATTAAACCTATCGGATTGGCTGCTCGTGATACTTTACGCTTAGAAATGGGCTATTGTTTATATGGTAACGATATTGACGATACCACCTCTCCTATAGAAGCTGGTTTAGGGTGGATTACCAAGTTTACCAAAGATTTTGTAAATGCTGAAGCTTTAAAGAAGCAAAAAGAAGAAGGAGTTAGCCGTAAACTGGTTGCTTTTGAGCTAACAGAGCGTGGTGTACCTCGCCATGATTATGAAATTGTTGATGCAGATGGAAATCAAATTGGACGTGTTACCTCTGGTACCATGAGTCCGTCGTTAGGAAAAGGAATAGGATTGGGATATGTTACTATTGAAAACTCAAAAGTTGGTAGTACTATTTTTATCCAAGTTCGTAAAAAACAACTTCCTGCAAAGGTAGTGAAGCTACCTTTTTATAAAGGATAATAGGTAAAAGAGGAGCTGGCTGATAAAGTCAGCTTCTTTTTTTTGTGATTGTACGTGAACAAGATTTAATCTGGCAGACAGTTGTTTAATGCCTGCTGTAAATCGTTCAAAATATCCTGTACGTTTTCTAAACCTACAGAGCAACGTACCAATCCATCGGTAATTCCTACCTCTAGTCTATCAGCTTCACTTAACTTACTATGTGTAGTTGAGGCAGGATGAGTTACAATGGTTCGGGTATCTCCTAAGTTTGCGGATAAGGAACACATTTTTATGCTATCTAAAAACCTACGTCCTGCTTCAATACCCCCTTTTATTTCAAAAACTACAATATTTCCTCCCAATCGCATTTGTTTTTTGGCGATTTCATACTGTGGATGCGATGTTAAAAACGGATACTTTACCAAGTTTACTTTTGGATGCTCTTCTAAAAACTGTGCAACCTTCAAAGCATTTTCACAATGTTTTTCTACTCGTATAGCTAAGGTTTCTAGGCTCTTCGACAATACCCAGGCATTGAATGGTGACATGGCAGGACCTGTATTTCTAGAAAACAGATAAATTTCTTGAATCAACTCCTCTTTACCAACGGTTATCCCTCCTAAAACGCGACCTTGACCGTCTATCAATTTGGTTGCCGAATGAATGACTAAATCTGCTCCAAACTTAATTGGGTTTTGCAAATAAGGGGTTGCAAAGCAATTATCGATTACCAGTAGTAAATTGTGCTTCTTTGCAATGTTTCCTAACAACTCTAAATCTAAAATATCAACTGCTGGATTGGTTGGTGTTTCTGCATACAATATTTTAGTATTGGGTTGAATCAGGCTTTCAATTTTGTCTACTTCGGTAATTTTAAAATAGCTTGTCTCGATATTCCACTTAGGCAAATATTTTGTAAATAAGCTGTGGGTAGACCCAAAAACGGAGCGACACGACACAATATGATCGCCTGCATTTAGCAAAGCGCCAAAAGTTGAAAACACCGCTGCCATACCTGTGGCAAAAGCATACCCTGCTTCTGCTCCTTCCATTACCACTATTTTATTGACAAATTCTGTGGTATTCGGATTTGAAAACCTACTGTATAGATTTCTCTGCTTTTCTTCGGCAAACGATGCCCGCATATCTTCGGCATCATCAAATACAAAACTTGAAGTTAGGTATAAAGGGGTTGAATGTTCTGAAAACTGTGAACGTTCTGTTTGCGTTCGTATGGCTTGGGTTTCGAAATGTTGTTTCATGTAGTTTATTTAAAAATTCAAAGATTGAAAAATTCAATGATATACATTGTTTTCTTTTTAATCTTAACTCTCTCTTCTCTCTTCTCTTGGTTCTTTGGCTCTTGGCTATTAACTACTATTCTTCGCTAATCGTAAAATATCTCCAAAAACACCTCTAGCAGTTACTTTTTGCCCTGCTCCTGCTCCTTGAATAACAATCGGTTGTTCTCCGTACGATTCTGTATAAATCTCAAAAATAGCATCCGAGCCTTTTAAACTTCCTAAAGGAGAGTTTATGGGTACTGAAACGAGTTTTACATCCAATTCTCCTTTCGATTGCTGCAAGTCTCCATGCAAATCACCAATGTATCGCAATACGTGATTTTCTTCCTGTGCCTCTTTTTGTTGCTGAAATGTTGCATTTAACTTTTCTAGATTTGCTAAAAACTCTTTTGAAGAAATCTCTCTAAATGCTTCTGGAATTAGGTTTTCTATTTGAATATCTTCAAACTCATTTTCTAAATCGAGCTCACGAGCTAAAATCAACAGTTTTCTAGCTACATCATTTCCACATAAATCCTCACGTGGGTCTGGTTCTGTAAACCCTTTGTCAATAGCCTCTTGCAACACCGTTGAAAACGGCACGTCTTCCGCAGAAAATTTATTGAACAAATAACTTAATGACCCTGAGAATACCCCCCGTATTCTTGTAATGTTCTCTCCTGAATCGTGTAATAATTTAATGGTATCGATCAAGGGCAACCCTGCCCCTACATTGGTTTCGTACAAGTAGCTCTTTTTATTTTTATCTAGGGTTTTTCGTAATTTTTTATAAAAATCATACGAAACGGTATTCGCTATTTTATTAGACGAAACCAAATCGAACCCAGCATTGACTAACGGAATATAATTTTCTATAAAATCTGCACTGGCTGTATTGTCTACCGCTATTACATTTTCTAAATGATGTTCTTTTGCATAGTCGATTACACGGTTGACTATGTGTTTCTCTTCTGGTACTTTCTCCAATTCTTCTGACCAATTTGCACCGACTCCGTTTTTAGCTAACAATACTTTTTTAGAGTTGGCAATCGCAAAAATATTCAGTTGAATTTTCCGCCTTTCTAAAATTGATTTCGTGTTTTCTATAATCTGTGCTATCAAGGTGCCCCCTACCAAACCTTTTCCAAAAACAGCAATATTTATCTTTTTAGCAACTCCGAATACTTGACCGTGAATTACATTCAACGCCTTGTTGAGTTGCTCTTTTTTAACCACCAAACTTACATTTTTACCTGTAATTGTATTGTTAAATAGCAACGGTACTATTTGGTTTTTAATCAATGCGTTGTATGGGTGATGAAATTCACTTAAATCTTGCCCAATAATTGATATTACTGCTACCTCTTCTTGTATGGAAATCTGGTTTACATCCTTTGTTTGTAAATCATTCTCGAACTCCTGTTCTAAGGCTTTTACGGCCGCTGTTGCATTACTTTTATCGACTACTAAACCAATACCTCTTTCAGAAGAACCTTGTGAAATGATACTTACACTAATTCCGTGATTACTCAACGCTTTAAAAATACGGGCATCTACCCCTACTTTTCCTAACAGCCCTCTTCCTTCAAAATTGATTAAAGCAACCTTGTCTAATACCGATAAAGACTTAATTCCTTTCGAGGTTGATTTTGCGGTAATTAACGTTCCTTTATCACTGGGATTGAAGGTGTTTAAAATTCGTAGATTGATGTTCTTCTCTAGTAACGGAATGATGGTTTTGGCATGTAAAATAGTGGCTCCGAAGTTTGCCAACTCATTGGCTTCAGAGAATGATAATTGTTCAATTTTTTTGGCATCAGCAACTAAATCAGGATTAGCAGTGAAAATACCATCGACATGCGTGTAGTTTTGTAACTCTTCGGCATCTAAATAGTTTGCCAATAAAGAAGCTGTATAATTGCTTCCGTTTCTTCCTAAGGTAGTGGTTTCATTTTTTAGATTCGAGGCTATAAATCCTGCCACTACATTCACCGTTGTTCCGTTGTGTTGCTTAAAGTAATTCAGCACGTTTTCTTTAGATACCTCAACGATTGATTGTCCGTTTCCTGCACTCTCATCCGTTTTAAGCAAAAGCCTGGCATCGGTAGCATTCGCATTGATTCCTTTTTGTTGTAATAAGTCGGTAACTGTTTTTATGGACAGTAACTCCCCTTGAGCAAGTACTTCATCCTTTATTTTTTGATTATAATCTCCTAACAAACGAACTCCTTCAAACAACTTTTTTAAGGTGTTAAATTCAGTCGTGAAATCTACGAACGGAGTTAATTTTGTTTGCTCGAATCGAAATGTTTCCAATTGTTCTTTAAACGTCTCATTCTTAGATGCTCTTTGTAAAATATCTTCCAACTCATCGGTAGCGTTGCCTCTTGCTGAAACAACTACGGCTATATGCTCTCCTTCGTTAATTTTTTGCTCTATAATGCTTATTACATGATGTATCCCTTCATTCGACAATGATTTTCCGCCAAACTTTAAAATTTTCATCCTCTTTTTTGTTGATTTTTGATTGAATATCGGTTCAATAATTTTTTCTAATTGCGGGTACTCTATTAAGAACGCATCATGTCCATGGTCAGAGTTGATTTCGTTATAGGTAACATTAGCATGGGCAAATGCCAGTTGTTTGTAGGTTGCTCTGTTTTCTTCCGCAGTAAAAAACAAATCAGAATCTACCCCAACAATATGAATATCTGCTTCAATGGTTTCTAACACATCCAATCTTGCTCTTCCTTTGGTCACATCAATTGTTTTTAATAACTGATTCATTAATTTGTAAGAAGCCAATTGATAGCGTTCTTGTAGCTTTTTTCCGTGATGTAACAACCAACTTTCTACATTAAAAAGCTGAGATTTTTCATTCTTAGAGCGTTGAAAACGTTTTTTAAACGACTCTGGCGTTCGATAACACAGCATGGCATGCATACGGGCATCGTGTACAGGATTGCTAGAATTGGTTAAAAATTGCTCTTGTATTTGGCAATTGGCTATTAACCAATCAGTCGATTTCCAGTCGGTCGCAATGGGTATTAAGTGCGCTGTAATCTTCGGATTCAATACCGCCATTTCCCAAGCAATTCCTCCTCCTAAAGACCCACCAATTAAGGCAAATAGCTTTTCAATTTGTAACTGTTGTAATCCTTGTAAAAAGATGTTGGCAATATCACGTGCTACCAAATTTTTATAATCATCAATTAAAAAATTGTCATACCCATTTCCTGGTATGTTAAAGCACAAAATGGTGTATTCATTCGTGTCTATAACCTTATTTTTCCCTATTACATCTTGCCACCACCCCTCATTTCCTGCAACATTACTATTTCCAGTGAGTGCATGGTTTATTAGCACCACAGGAGCGGTACCCAATGCTTTTCCGAAAACTTGATAGCTTAACGGAATGGTATCGAATTGTGTACCGCTTATGGTGGTATAACTAAGAATGTGTATGTGGTGTAGATCACTTTTCATTATTAATATTTTATGGGCGTTCCCCTAAAGGGTCGGGCTTTACATTATATCTTTTGTGGGTTCTCGATACTTGCTGCGCAAACTCGAACTCACCACAAAAGGATGCCATTTCAATCCCTAACGCAGTTCATTTTACGCCAATACTTCTTTAGAAATTTTAGCAAATGCTTTTTGTAAATCGGTTTTTAAATCCTCTACATTTTCTAAGCCAACCGATAAACGAATTAAATCTTTCGTAACTCCTGTACTTTCTTGTGCTTCATCACTCAATTGTTGGTGTGTCGTACTTGCTGGATGAATAATTAACGATTTGGTATCTCCAATATTCGCTAATAATGAAAAAAGTTGGGTAGTATCGGCAATGGTTTTAGCGGCTTCATAACCACCTTTTACCCCAAAGGTTACCAAGCCACTTTGACCCTTAGGCAGGTAGGTATCGGCTAACGCTTTGTAGTTGTTTCCTTCTAAACCAGGATAGTTTACCCAAGCTACTTCTTCTTGTTCTTGCAACCACTTAGCCAATTCCAACGCATTTTTACTATGTTTTTGAATTCTTACTTCCAGGGTTTCTAACCCTTGAATAATGTTAAAGGCATTGGTTGGACTTAATGCGCCACCAAAATCACGCAATCCTTCTAAAATCAGTTTAAATGTATACGAGGCTGCTCCTAATGCTTCGTGGTACACCAATCCGTGATATCCTGCTGAAGGTTCGGTAAACTCAGGAAACTTACCGTTTGCCCAATTAAAGGTTCCTGCATCAATAATGGCTCCTCCTAGCGAATTTCCTTGTCCGCCAATGTATTTTGTTAAGGAGTGAATTACAATATTCGCTCCGTGTTCAATCGGATTTAATAAGGCAGGTGTGGCTACTGTATTATCTACAATAAAAGGCACTTCTGCTTTTTTAGCATGTGTAGATATGGCTTTTAAATCTAATACGTCTAACTTCGGATTCCCTAAAGATTCTACAAAAAAGGCTCTGGTATTCTCTTGTACTGCCTCGGCAAAATTATCAGGGTCAGAAGCATCAACAAAGGTGGTGGTTATTCCTAACCTTGGTAAGGTAACGCTTAACAAATTGTAGGTTCCTCCATACAAACTACTTGATGCTACAATATGATCTCCTGCTTTTAAAAGAGTTAATAAGCCTGTTGAAATTGCTGCCGTCCCCGAAGCAAAAACCACCGCACCGATGCCTCCTTCTAAAGCAGCTAAACGATCTTGTAAAATTTGATTGGTCGGATTGTTTAGACGGGTGTAAATAAATCCTAATTCTTTTAACGAAAACAGATTTGCTGCATGCTCTGAATTGTTAAAAACATACGATGATGTTTGGTAAATAGGAACCGCTCTTGCTCCTCCATTTTGGGTTACATCATGACCTGCGTGCAACGCATTGGTTGCGAATTTTTGTGTACTCATTTTTCTTGTTTTTGAGTTAATACTAGATTCCCGCTTTCGCGAGAATGACATTTTCAAAAGGAATACAATACTGCGTATTGTGAAACATTTTGAGATTAAACCAAAAGCCAAAACACATCTTTATTAGATGTTGCTTACTAGAAAAATGTTATTAAGAAATAATAAGAAGCTTCTTGTAGTTATGAAAAAAACTTCTCTGGGTTATCTATCCACGAGTTTTTACGCTCTGGTAGAATTTAGCACCTTCTTTGTTTGCACAAAGGGTTGCTAAGGTTTCACAGGGTCTAATCCCTCCACCTTTCTTGATAACATCGTCAATAAGTGTTTGAACTTTTACGAGTACAAATATTCAATTATAAAAATGGATTTTCCAAATTTATTTCAGTTTTTATTTAAAAAATCATTTTGTAATATTTTTAAATAAAAACTATAAATATCTAATAATCAAAAAATTAAAATAAACTACTTAAACTAAAGATTTATATTTCATATATTCTAAGAACTACAAGATAACATAGAGCTTCCTACTTTATTTCGAGCCCATTCTGGTCGTTTCGCAAACCATTTTTCGTATTCTGGTTGTTCATCGTAGGGATTTTTTAGCAATGTACATAATTCATTTAACAATGAAAAATCATTTTTATTTGCGTCATCAATGGCTAATTGTGCCATGTAATTTCGGAGTACGTATTTCGGATTAACTGCATTCATTTTCCTTTTTCTTTCTTCGTCTGAAACAGTTTCGCTTTGTAATCTTTCCAAATAATTTTGAAACCAGTTTTCCCAAGATGTTTTTATTTCGGCTACAACTTCTGAAGGCGTGTAGAATGCTTTTGCTATTTTTTCGATTGCTTTCTCAACGGTATCTTCTTTTAAAATAGTTGCCAGCAGTCTGAAAAAAATAGTCATATCCGTTTCTGCTTTTTGAAGCACTTCTTCAAGGTCAGCAATTAATTTTCCATCTGATTCTTTTGAAGAAAAAAGACCTATTTTTTCTCGCATCATTTGTACATACTTTTCAGGAAATTGCTCTTGATAATTTTCTAAAACAGCTTCTAAAGGGGCTGCTTCTTTTATTAAAGGGTACAACGCATTGGCCAGCTGGTATAAATTCCATAAAACGATTTCTGGTTGCGCACCATATCGGTATCGTTTGTGTGTATTGTCGGTGGTATTAGGAGTCCATCCATGGTCATAACCTTCTAACCATCCGTAAGGTCCGTAATCAATCGTTAATCCGAGAATCGACATATTGTCGGTGTTCATTACTCCGTGCACAAAACCTACCCGTTGCCAATGAATCACCATCTTCAAACTACGTTCGGCTACTTCTTTAAAAAAGGCCACATACGTTTGTTTTGACGGTTCGCCTAGGTAAGAAAAATGATTTCTGATGGTATAATCGACCAGTGTTTTTAACGTTTTTACATCTCCCCTTGCTGGAAATAGTTGGTAACTACCAAAACGTAAAAAAGATTTGGCTGCTCTGCACACAATTGCTCCCTTTTCATAGGCAGGGTTTCCATCGTACATCACATCTCGTAGTACTTGATCTCCCGACAAGGCTAACGATAATGCTCTTGTCGTAGGCACACCTAAATGATACATGGCTTCACTGCACAAGTACTCTCGAATAGAAGAGCGCAATACTGCTAATCCGTCTGCATTTCTCGAATAGGGAGTTTCTCCGGCGCCTTTTAATTGCAATGCCCAATTTTTGTTCTGGTAAACTGTTTCAAACAAATTAATGGCTCTACCATCTCCTAATTGGCCTGCCCAATGCCCGAACTGGTGTCCGCCATAACACATGGCATAGGGTTGGGTATTCGGAAATACTTCATTTCCTGTAAAAACATTCTTAAATTCTTCGGAAGTTATGTCTGCTTCTGAAAGTCCCAATTCTTTTAGCATTGTATCCGATACATGTATGATTTTTGGATGGGATGTTTTTTGGGGAGTTACATACGAAAAACAAGCTTGTGCAACTTGTCTTCTTGTATTTTCTTGAATTGGGTCTGCTGGTAATTCGTTTGTAAAAGTATTTTCTATATTGAAATTCAACACGCTCTTTTATTCTTTAGTTTGCTATCATATAGTTTTTTCAATTTTGCCAATTTGGGTGAAATAACCATTGAACAATAGATTTGGTCTTTATTATTTTCATAATAGTTTTGATGATAGTCTTCAGCAGGATAAAACCTTGATGCTGGACTTATTTCGGTTAC
It includes:
- a CDS encoding aminopeptidase P N-terminal domain-containing protein, whose product is MFKKIFFYFFILTISITVAQTPTDYLSADFHKERRAILRGKMTKNSMAVIFSNPIRNRANDVDYVFHQDPNFYYLTGFREPNAVLVVFSENQTDANGNTYNEILYVPKRDARFEMWNGKRLGVEGAKSALGFTMAKTSEEFATDAIDFKSFENVYIFKFSDDYRNSLGDNGEVYDLVTAFKDQSEYHKIKIEHPNVEYIHKAIANVPDAKLEEIAKGLSKNIDKYPELKEDTFIKAYISADTDALRKELKQKIKLNLNKRETNIDLKFLPTILAEMREVKTPEELKLLTKAIRISAVGQIEVMKAMKPNMSETEIQGIHEFVYKKYGAEYEGYPSIVGAGNNGCVLHYIENNKTKLGNDLVLMDLGAEYRGYTADVTRTIPANGKFSPEQKAIYELVLKAQDAGIRVCKPGNQFWQPGEQTKQVINEGLAALGIISAPSEKHTYFPHGTSHHIGLDVHDPGTYGAFRENMVITVEPGIYIPEGSPCDKKWWGIAVRIEDDILITKNGPVNLSAEAPRTVESIEKMMAKKSILNDFLLPDLD
- the gcvT gene encoding glycine cleavage system aminomethyltransferase GcvT, with amino-acid sequence MKNTALSHIHEALGAKMVPFAGYNMPVQYEGVNTEHETVRNGVGVFDVSHMGEFFLKGENALALIQKISSNDASKLVPGKAQYSCMPNADGGIVDDLIIYMIAENEYMLVVNASNIEKDWNWISQHNDLGVTMENRSENWSLLAIQGPKAAEAMQSLTSVDLSNIKFYTFEITDFAGIPNVVVSATGYTGSGGFEVYVKNEDVEQLWNKVFEAGAPWGIKPIGLAARDTLRLEMGYCLYGNDIDDTTSPIEAGLGWITKFTKDFVNAEALKKQKEEGVSRKLVAFELTERGVPRHDYEIVDADGNQIGRVTSGTMSPSLGKGIGLGYVTIENSKVGSTIFIQVRKKQLPAKVVKLPFYKG
- a CDS encoding O-succinylhomoserine sulfhydrylase; this translates as MKQHFETQAIRTQTERSQFSEHSTPLYLTSSFVFDDAEDMRASFAEEKQRNLYSRFSNPNTTEFVNKIVVMEGAEAGYAFATGMAAVFSTFGALLNAGDHIVSCRSVFGSTHSLFTKYLPKWNIETSYFKITEVDKIESLIQPNTKILYAETPTNPAVDILDLELLGNIAKKHNLLLVIDNCFATPYLQNPIKFGADLVIHSATKLIDGQGRVLGGITVGKEELIQEIYLFSRNTGPAMSPFNAWVLSKSLETLAIRVEKHCENALKVAQFLEEHPKVNLVKYPFLTSHPQYEIAKKQMRLGGNIVVFEIKGGIEAGRRFLDSIKMCSLSANLGDTRTIVTHPASTTHSKLSEADRLEVGITDGLVRCSVGLENVQDILNDLQQALNNCLPD
- the thrA gene encoding bifunctional aspartate kinase/homoserine dehydrogenase I gives rise to the protein MKSDLHHIHILSYTTISGTQFDTIPLSYQVFGKALGTAPVVLINHALTGNSNVAGNEGWWQDVIGKNKVIDTNEYTILCFNIPGNGYDNFLIDDYKNLVARDIANIFLQGLQQLQIEKLFALIGGSLGGGIAWEMAVLNPKITAHLIPIATDWKSTDWLIANCQIQEQFLTNSSNPVHDARMHAMLCYRTPESFKKRFQRSKNEKSQLFNVESWLLHHGKKLQERYQLASYKLMNQLLKTIDVTKGRARLDVLETIEADIHIVGVDSDLFFTAEENRATYKQLAFAHANVTYNEINSDHGHDAFLIEYPQLEKIIEPIFNQKSTKKRMKILKFGGKSLSNEGIHHVISIIEQKINEGEHIAVVVSARGNATDELEDILQRASKNETFKEQLETFRFEQTKLTPFVDFTTEFNTLKKLFEGVRLLGDYNQKIKDEVLAQGELLSIKTVTDLLQQKGINANATDARLLLKTDESAGNGQSIVEVSKENVLNYFKQHNGTTVNVVAGFIASNLKNETTTLGRNGSNYTASLLANYLDAEELQNYTHVDGIFTANPDLVADAKKIEQLSFSEANELANFGATILHAKTIIPLLEKNINLRILNTFNPSDKGTLITAKSTSKGIKSLSVLDKVALINFEGRGLLGKVGVDARIFKALSNHGISVSIISQGSSERGIGLVVDKSNATAAVKALEQEFENDLQTKDVNQISIQEEVAVISIIGQDLSEFHHPYNALIKNQIVPLLFNNTITGKNVSLVVKKEQLNKALNVIHGQVFGVAKKINIAVFGKGLVGGTLIAQIIENTKSILERRKIQLNIFAIANSKKVLLAKNGVGANWSEELEKVPEEKHIVNRVIDYAKEHHLENVIAVDNTASADFIENYIPLVNAGFDLVSSNKIANTVSYDFYKKLRKTLDKNKKSYLYETNVGAGLPLIDTIKLLHDSGENITRIRGVFSGSLSYLFNKFSAEDVPFSTVLQEAIDKGFTEPDPREDLCGNDVARKLLILARELDLENEFEDIQIENLIPEAFREISSKEFLANLEKLNATFQQQKEAQEENHVLRYIGDLHGDLQQSKGELDVKLVSVPINSPLGSLKGSDAIFEIYTESYGEQPIVIQGAGAGQKVTARGVFGDILRLAKNSS
- a CDS encoding O-acetylhomoserine aminocarboxypropyltransferase/cysteine synthase family protein, with translation MSTQKFATNALHAGHDVTQNGGARAVPIYQTSSYVFNNSEHAANLFSLKELGFIYTRLNNPTNQILQDRLAALEGGIGAVVFASGTAAISTGLLTLLKAGDHIVASSSLYGGTYNLLSVTLPRLGITTTFVDASDPDNFAEAVQENTRAFFVESLGNPKLDVLDLKAISTHAKKAEVPFIVDNTVATPALLNPIEHGANIVIHSLTKYIGGQGNSLGGAIIDAGTFNWANGKFPEFTEPSAGYHGLVYHEALGAASYTFKLILEGLRDFGGALSPTNAFNIIQGLETLEVRIQKHSKNALELAKWLQEQEEVAWVNYPGLEGNNYKALADTYLPKGQSGLVTFGVKGGYEAAKTIADTTQLFSLLANIGDTKSLIIHPASTTHQQLSDEAQESTGVTKDLIRLSVGLENVEDLKTDLQKAFAKISKEVLA
- a CDS encoding protein adenylyltransferase SelO; its protein translation is MNFNIENTFTNELPADPIQENTRRQVAQACFSYVTPQKTSHPKIIHVSDTMLKELGLSEADITSEEFKNVFTGNEVFPNTQPYAMCYGGHQFGHWAGQLGDGRAINLFETVYQNKNWALQLKGAGETPYSRNADGLAVLRSSIREYLCSEAMYHLGVPTTRALSLALSGDQVLRDVMYDGNPAYEKGAIVCRAAKSFLRFGSYQLFPARGDVKTLKTLVDYTIRNHFSYLGEPSKQTYVAFFKEVAERSLKMVIHWQRVGFVHGVMNTDNMSILGLTIDYGPYGWLEGYDHGWTPNTTDNTHKRYRYGAQPEIVLWNLYQLANALYPLIKEAAPLEAVLENYQEQFPEKYVQMMREKIGLFSSKESDGKLIADLEEVLQKAETDMTIFFRLLATILKEDTVEKAIEKIAKAFYTPSEVVAEIKTSWENWFQNYLERLQSETVSDEERKRKMNAVNPKYVLRNYMAQLAIDDANKNDFSLLNELCTLLKNPYDEQPEYEKWFAKRPEWARNKVGSSMLSCSS